The Anopheles bellator unplaced genomic scaffold, idAnoBellAS_SP24_06.2 scaffold00277_ctg1, whole genome shotgun sequence region ggaaaaaggacgaagcgacAAAAAGACGGTCGGGGATCATAAAGATGCGGGGATCAAACATGCGATGCATAATGGGTAATGGTATCTCAAACAATCAAAACCCATGAAGGGAAACAAAGTTAGGGCAGGCATTATCGCTGGATCGGAGGCCAAGGATGGCAAAAAATTCGGATAGAATATAGATAACTTACATATTTTACGAAAGTATAACAACAAGCCTCACTTTTTAAAATAGATTTAAGATCGGTTAccacctttttcccatagtgtGTAGAGCCTTCCGGTCAGATCCCGGGAACGCTAAGAAACACTGTCAATACGGACTGTCAACTGTCAATTTGttcttcaattttcttaaCGTGGTGTGAAGTGTCTGCATCCATTTGCTTCGCTCGGGAAAATCAAGAAAAAGCTAACTAACCGCACACAGAAATGGCCGATGAGTACTTTTACGGTAAGTGTTCGATCGTTTCTACCGATTAAGCTATTGGGCCGTACTGGTGCGACGGTATTTCGAGAGTTTTCCAGCGCGTACTGTGAGTGAAAAAATGCCGCCAACCCACAGCAGGCACGCACCGCGTTCGCCAATGTCGTCGTACCCGCTTGGGTCTTTTCACAGACAAAAAGCTCCGTCTGGGCCTTTTTTGCTCGCGCACGAACCGCGCTTTCTCGGTCAGAATTTCAAGCCGCACGATGGTGCACCATTATTCGCGGTTATGGCGGGTCTAGCCATTTCCATGCTGCCGCACAAAAACCAAGGCGGCGTTAAGCAACTGCAAGCCgctttgtgtgcgtgttcgtcAAGTTGGCAATATCGCCATTAGTTACCGGCCTTTGTGCTTCTTCATACGCCGGCTTTAACGCGTGCCGCGGATGGTGTGCGCCCGGAACGAGCTCGAGTCGCTTGGTAACGGAGTCTAGTAAATATTCCTAGCATGCGTTTGGGAAAAAGCGCATCGTCACTACTGTACGATAGAACGTTCTCTTTTCCcggcattttgttttcccatttccatccCTGATCAGCCCTGGCGAGTGACGCACGGTCAAGCAAGGGGTGAATCAAGCCGCGGCACTTTTTCAATGCCGCGTTTTTTATCGCTTCGCTCGGAATATCGGCTTCCCCTTTCATGCGCTCGCCCTCTTCGGAAAGGCGCGCGTTGGTAGCACACGGACGCGAATACACTGCGTACGGTGAGCTTATTGTGTGCGTGCatcgtgtgcatgtgtgccTGTATTGGTAACGggcctttttcgtttttgtttacttcatcCTGTTCCGCTTTGCATTCGCGCTGCCCTGCTGCCTGTCAGAAAACATGGCCTTAAATTGTGTGTCCCGGCAGCAATGGCGGCGCTTGTTCTGTGATTCAATTTTGCAAAGTCCCAAATAGaaatttttgttaatttcagTACGGTCGGCGGTTGCGACGCTTTTAGATTTAATCTAACCAACGATTGCAAAAATTACTCGTCCACTTGCAGGAGCGACCCTGAAGGAGGGCAACAAAACAGTGGCATGGGATCCGGAGAACAAGTCCGATGAGTACCCGAGGACGCACAAGCTGGTCATCAAACAGTGCATCCTGGGCCACGAAGCGGCCGCCGACGAGTACAACGTTGTGCAGGTGGAAACGATGACGATCCGCGACACCCTTCGCATTCCTATTGCCGTGCTGAAGGTGGGCGAGACACGCCAGTGCCGCATGGACCTGGAGTTCTCCGATGCGCCCGTCACCTTCACGTTGATCGAGGGCAAGGGTCCGGTACACATCCACGGCCAGCATTTGCTCGGCTCGCTGGTGGAGGAGTTCGAGGACATGGAGGAGATGGAGGAGGAAGTActggacgaggaggaggcgGACGAGGATGAGGACGAGGACGGTGCATCGGCCAAGAAGAAGCCAAAGCTGACCAACAACTCCAAGGGCAAACCGGGCGGCGCTCCGGGTGGTCCGGCTGGcagtaaaaacgaaaactccCGGAAGAGGAAATAAGCAGCCCGGCGGACAACCAGTTCAACAAgagccaccggcggcgacgtcATTCCTCTCACATTCATATTATGTATTACACaccgtaaaaacaaaaacaaaaactatcaCGAGCAGAGTTAGCATCAGCAGGACACGCACAGAAGTCGCAGTCAGTCAGCCATCATCCGGTCAGAATCAAACAACAGCCGGGGAATCAAATCAATCCACCATTTcatgcaacaacaacacgtaTTCTTTTGCCAAAATCCGTTCTTTGCTTCGCTGTGCCATCGATCGGCGTACTTAGAATAAGTACAACggagaaagatagagagaacTCGGAATGCCGTTCGCGTGGTACGGCGAATGCAGGGGtttcagtttccttttcaTATGCTCGATGTTTGAAGAGTTCAATGTAAAAAACAATGTCAGGAAGTGAGTTCCTGTGTAACTAACCTCCTAACGAGAGTACATTTCTACTACGAATACCGGCTATCTGAATGTGCCCCCCGCGTGGAATCTGTCCCGTCTGTCTAGGGCCAGCGGTGCGCAGCGGTTGAGTTAATTGAAACTAAGCAAGACAAACTGTAATAAGTAATGaaagaaataataacaaaCACATGATGGTAAACTCCGAACGAAGATTCTCAGTGCACCGCGCGGACAGTCTCGATTTATTTCGAAGGAGCCTCTCCTATGTCCCGTTTAATCTTTTGATTCCTGTGTGCGATTGTCCACGGATTGTGTTTGTCGCTTCAATTCTCCATTCGGAAAAGAAGGTTCACCAGGCCTTTCAGAT contains the following coding sequences:
- the LOC131214215 gene encoding nucleoplasmin-like protein, with the translated sequence MADEYFYGATLKEGNKTVAWDPENKSDEYPRTHKLVIKQCILGHEAAADEYNVVQVETMTIRDTLRIPIAVLKVGETRQCRMDLEFSDAPVTFTLIEGKGPVHIHGQHLLGSLVEEFEDMEEMEEEVLDEEEADEDEDEDGASAKKKPKLTNNSKGKPGGAPGGPAGSKNENSRKRK